One Nostoc sp. UHCC 0302 DNA window includes the following coding sequences:
- the rimI gene encoding ribosomal protein S18-alanine N-acetyltransferase codes for MISLDLELQLLTPEHLSAILELDQACFGGLWTLEGYQRELESPNSDLLGLFSPVSSLRLLGMGCFWSILDEAHITILAVHPQYHGQGLGQALLYSLIKTACDRGLERATLEVRASNSAAISLYQKFGFKTAGRRRRYYKDNDEDALILWISELQEPQFQDNLDNWHTQVSDRLRKSSWHIAF; via the coding sequence GTGATCTCATTAGACTTAGAACTTCAATTATTAACCCCAGAGCATCTGAGTGCAATTCTAGAACTAGATCAAGCTTGTTTTGGTGGTTTATGGACTTTAGAAGGCTACCAACGAGAGCTGGAAAGTCCTAACAGTGATCTACTGGGTTTATTTTCCCCTGTCTCTAGTTTAAGATTGCTAGGGATGGGTTGCTTTTGGTCAATTTTAGACGAAGCTCATATTACAATTTTGGCAGTTCATCCCCAATATCATGGTCAAGGTTTGGGGCAGGCTCTACTATATTCACTCATAAAGACAGCTTGCGATCGCGGTTTGGAGCGAGCTACTCTCGAAGTTCGAGCTTCCAACTCGGCAGCCATATCTTTATATCAAAAATTTGGCTTCAAAACAGCTGGGCGACGGCGACGTTATTACAAAGATAACGATGAAGATGCACTAATTCTTTGGATTTCTGAGTTGCAAGAGCCGCAATTTCAAGATAATTTAGACAATTGGCATACCCAAGTTAGCGATCGCTTGAGAAAATCTTCTTGGCATATTGCTTTTTAA
- a CDS encoding DnaJ domain-containing protein has translation MSQTFLPPQWLKQLFDPYAVLGISVTADERQILKRYHTLAKLLHPDRYAASHNPDRELAAAIFSHLINPAYEKIKHRQKRCSAIAILRGWEQQAKFIQSPLAQELMEMSALEAEFFYEEAIASYAVAQYKSLHQFSVVTKQISILNLVYLRLHKTEVFLPPEPASGIIEVQVKPVELILCDKTNVKPVLKNYAQRHYERAIEYVRLTNWSLAVQELRDAIKLEPNNSDYHALLGLVHLQQKFPGMARVYLRQALKLNPQHSLALKYASRLKINPSENVNPQSMAKAVSIAALLSLFAPKNRSQVKC, from the coding sequence ATGTCACAGACCTTTCTCCCACCACAATGGCTTAAACAGCTTTTTGACCCTTATGCTGTGCTGGGAATTTCTGTGACTGCTGATGAACGCCAGATTCTCAAACGTTATCACACTTTAGCAAAGCTGCTACATCCCGATCGCTACGCCGCCAGCCACAATCCAGATCGAGAATTAGCAGCGGCAATATTTAGCCATTTGATCAATCCAGCTTATGAAAAAATAAAGCATAGACAAAAGCGTTGTAGCGCTATTGCTATACTGCGGGGATGGGAGCAGCAAGCTAAGTTTATTCAAAGTCCTTTAGCTCAAGAACTGATGGAAATGTCTGCACTAGAAGCAGAATTTTTTTATGAAGAAGCGATCGCTTCCTATGCAGTAGCTCAATATAAATCACTCCATCAATTCTCTGTTGTAACTAAACAGATCAGCATACTGAATTTAGTTTACTTACGCTTGCACAAAACTGAGGTGTTTTTGCCGCCAGAACCTGCTTCTGGCATTATTGAGGTGCAAGTCAAGCCAGTTGAATTAATACTATGTGATAAAACTAATGTCAAACCAGTTCTGAAAAACTATGCTCAACGCCACTACGAGCGAGCTATTGAATATGTCCGATTAACTAATTGGTCATTAGCTGTGCAAGAACTGCGCGATGCCATCAAGTTAGAGCCAAATAACAGCGATTATCATGCTTTATTAGGTTTAGTCCATCTTCAACAGAAATTCCCAGGTATGGCTAGAGTTTATCTACGTCAAGCACTAAAACTTAATCCCCAACATTCACTAGCTTTAAAATATGCGTCCAGACTGAAAATTAATCCAAGTGAAAACGTCAATCCTCAATCAATGGCCAAAGCTGTGAGTATTGCAGCTTTATTAAGCTTATTTGCACCGAAGAATCGTTCTCAAGTCAAGTGTTGA
- a CDS encoding ATP-dependent Clp protease ATP-binding subunit → MFERFTEKAIKVIMLAQEEARRLGHNFVGTEQILLGLIGEGTGVAAKVLKSMGVNLKDARIEVEKIIGRGSGFVAVEIPFTPRAKRVLELSLEEARQLGHNYIGTEHLLLGLIREGEGVAARVLENLGVDLSKVRTQVIRMLGETAEVSPGGSSGRTKTPTLDEFGSNLTQMATDNKLDPVVGRAKEIERVIQILGRRTKNNPVLIGEPGVGKTAIAEGLATRIANKDVPDILEDKRVVTLDIGLLVAGTKYRGEFEERLKKIMDEIRSAGNVILVIDEVHTLIGAGAAEGAIDAANILKPALARGELQCIGATTLDEYRKHIERDAALERRFQPVMVGEPSVDETIEILYGLRDRYEQHHKLKISDEALVAAAKLSDRYISDRYLPDKAIDLIDEAGSRVRLINSQLPPAAKELDKELRQILKEKDDAVRSQDFDRAGELRDREMEIKAEIRAIAQSKTNASGSEGEEPVVTEEDIAHIVASWTGVPVNKLTESESEKLLHMEDTLHQRLIGQDEAVKAVSRAIRRARVGLKNPNRPIASFVFSGPTGVGKTELAKSLASYFFGSEEAMIRLDMSEYMERHTVSKLIGSPPGYVGYNEGGQLTEAVRRRPYTVVLFDEIEKAHPDVFNMLLQILEDGRLTDAKGRTVDFKNTLLILTSNIGSKVIEKGGSGIGFEFSEDVTESAYNRIRSLVNEELKQYFRPEFLNRLDEIIVFRQLTKPEVTQIAEIMLKEVFGRLTEKGITLEVTDRFKDRLIEEGYSPSYGARPLRRAIMRLLEDSLAEEILSGRIKDGDTAVVDVDDSGTVQVSSQQRRELLPQGVE, encoded by the coding sequence ATGTTTGAACGCTTCACAGAAAAAGCCATTAAGGTAATCATGCTGGCCCAAGAAGAGGCCCGCCGTTTAGGTCACAATTTTGTCGGTACCGAGCAGATCCTCCTGGGTCTGATTGGCGAAGGTACCGGCGTGGCCGCCAAGGTGCTGAAATCAATGGGTGTCAATCTCAAAGATGCCCGAATTGAAGTTGAAAAAATTATAGGTCGAGGATCAGGCTTTGTTGCCGTGGAAATTCCGTTTACCCCACGGGCAAAGCGAGTTCTGGAACTATCCTTGGAAGAAGCACGCCAACTGGGGCATAACTACATTGGCACCGAGCATCTGCTGTTGGGCCTAATCCGTGAAGGGGAAGGTGTAGCAGCCAGGGTGCTAGAAAACCTCGGTGTGGATCTATCTAAGGTAAGAACTCAAGTCATCCGCATGTTGGGAGAAACTGCTGAAGTTTCACCAGGTGGTTCATCCGGTCGCACAAAAACCCCGACTTTGGATGAATTTGGTTCAAACCTGACCCAAATGGCGACAGACAACAAGCTCGACCCAGTGGTGGGACGTGCTAAAGAGATTGAACGGGTGATCCAGATATTGGGTCGTCGGACAAAAAATAACCCAGTGCTGATTGGGGAACCAGGGGTTGGTAAAACCGCGATCGCTGAAGGTTTAGCGACACGCATCGCCAATAAAGATGTCCCCGACATCCTGGAAGATAAGCGGGTGGTAACGCTAGATATCGGCTTGCTCGTAGCTGGAACCAAGTACCGAGGCGAATTTGAAGAACGCCTGAAAAAAATCATGGATGAAATCCGCTCAGCGGGTAATGTCATTCTCGTGATTGACGAGGTACACACCTTAATTGGTGCAGGTGCGGCAGAAGGTGCAATAGATGCAGCAAATATCCTCAAGCCAGCTTTGGCTAGGGGTGAATTACAGTGCATCGGGGCGACAACTCTAGATGAATATCGTAAACACATCGAGCGAGATGCAGCCCTAGAGCGTCGCTTCCAACCAGTAATGGTAGGTGAACCGTCAGTCGATGAGACAATCGAAATTTTGTATGGTTTACGCGATCGCTACGAGCAACACCACAAGCTGAAAATCTCCGATGAAGCATTGGTGGCGGCGGCAAAGTTGTCTGATCGTTATATTAGCGATCGCTACCTCCCAGATAAAGCAATCGACTTGATTGATGAAGCTGGTTCTAGAGTGCGTTTGATTAACTCCCAACTGCCACCCGCAGCTAAGGAGTTAGACAAAGAACTCCGTCAGATATTAAAAGAAAAAGACGATGCAGTCCGCTCGCAAGACTTTGACCGAGCAGGGGAATTGCGCGATCGCGAAATGGAAATCAAAGCCGAAATTCGCGCGATCGCCCAAAGCAAGACCAACGCTAGCGGCTCTGAGGGTGAAGAACCTGTAGTTACAGAAGAAGACATTGCTCACATTGTCGCTTCTTGGACTGGAGTACCGGTGAACAAGCTCACCGAATCTGAATCCGAAAAGCTGTTGCACATGGAAGACACCCTGCATCAGCGTCTTATTGGTCAAGACGAGGCTGTGAAGGCTGTTTCACGGGCAATTCGTCGCGCTCGTGTCGGTTTGAAAAATCCCAATCGACCCATTGCTAGTTTTGTCTTCTCTGGGCCTACTGGTGTAGGTAAAACCGAGTTGGCGAAGTCTTTGGCATCTTACTTCTTCGGTTCTGAAGAAGCGATGATCCGCTTGGATATGTCGGAATACATGGAGCGTCATACCGTCAGCAAACTGATTGGTTCACCTCCTGGTTATGTGGGTTATAACGAAGGCGGTCAATTGACTGAAGCCGTGCGGCGGCGTCCTTACACCGTGGTGCTGTTCGACGAAATCGAGAAAGCGCACCCCGATGTATTTAATATGCTGCTGCAAATTTTGGAAGACGGTCGGTTAACCGATGCCAAAGGTCGCACGGTGGACTTCAAGAACACCTTGCTGATATTAACTTCCAATATTGGTTCTAAGGTAATTGAAAAAGGCGGCAGCGGTATCGGCTTCGAGTTCTCCGAAGATGTCACCGAGTCAGCTTACAACCGCATTCGCTCCTTGGTGAACGAAGAACTGAAGCAGTACTTCCGTCCAGAGTTCCTCAACCGACTAGATGAAATTATCGTCTTCCGTCAGTTGACTAAGCCAGAGGTGACACAAATCGCCGAAATTATGCTTAAGGAAGTCTTTGGTCGTCTAACAGAAAAGGGTATCACCCTAGAAGTTACCGATCGCTTCAAAGACCGTCTCATCGAAGAAGGTTACAGTCCCAGCTACGGCGCAAGACCCTTACGTCGAGCAATTATGCGCTTGTTAGAAGATAGCCTAGCAGAAGAAATTCTGTCTGGTCGCATCAAGGATGGCGATACAGCCGTTGTTGATGTGGATGACAGTGGTACTGTGCAGGTGAGTTCTCAACAGCGCCGGGAATTGTTACCCCAAGGCGTTGAGTAA
- a CDS encoding clan AA aspartic protease, producing MIPGIIKNGRATVNIIFRLSNKPNFTIEFVIDTGFTEFLSLPPAAVTLLGFPFVYDMYANLADNSNVILPVHQANIIWNGEEREVNVLATGKRPLLGTALLDEHELVIQFIEGGLVTIDEL from the coding sequence GTGATTCCTGGTATTATCAAAAACGGACGTGCAACCGTTAACATAATATTTCGACTGTCAAATAAACCAAATTTTACTATTGAATTTGTTATCGATACAGGTTTTACAGAGTTTCTTTCTCTGCCTCCAGCAGCAGTGACTCTATTGGGTTTCCCTTTTGTGTATGATATGTATGCAAATTTAGCTGACAATAGTAATGTAATCTTGCCAGTACATCAAGCTAACATTATTTGGAATGGAGAAGAACGGGAAGTGAATGTACTTGCGACAGGAAAGCGACCTTTACTAGGAACTGCTTTACTTGATGAGCATGAACTTGTCATACAGTTTATCGAAGGCGGTTTAGTAACAATTGATGAATTATAG
- a CDS encoding UvrD-helicase domain-containing protein: protein MQSWVQTNLNTSPDLEQAAAIGAVKGHIQVVARAGSGKTSTLVNRALFLQKHCGIAPNEILLLAFNRKAAEEIRERLTLQLQSSIPHVMTFHALAYALVHPEKSILFNESDGQQNKAQALQTVIYEYHRKPDVYEKIRVLMMANLREDWERIAWGDYNKSPEEILCYRRSLPREGLDGNYYKSFGEKVIANFLLEHNITYKYERNFWWDGINYRPDFTIVTGENQGIVIEYFGLEGDPDYDIMSEQKREYWRNHPNWHFVELSPTTLRFEGVEDFCALLKRYLESYGIRCDRLSEDEIWKKTKLRVIDRFTQVVEGFIQRCRKLSLTSEELASLVDNHKCASDVEQRFLELAQKFYQSYLQHLQTTGEDDFDGLMQKAATAIASGQTVFRRKSGTGDLKCLRYILIDEYQDFSELFHHLIEAIREQNSQAQFFCVGDDWQAINGFAGSDLRFYQNFAQFFQPSQKLNIATNYRSATSIVDIGNTLMYGLGTPARAHKGIFGTVEIADMGQFNLTSKEQEEHSGDSITPAILRLVDKTIKDGKNVVLLSRKNSLPWYVNYGKRTSRDGVLDSFLNLLHSYLSEESRKAVSISTAHKYKGLQNDVVIIIDAVPRCYPLIHPDLMFSRVFGDSIEQVVSEERRLFYVALTRAVEHLYILTESKNLSPFLEELKSRKRINLLDWLDYPPFVGTIQRITVKVGNQAGQGGNGTYAIKHLLNAEGYTWIAIEWSAWCCTYPAQDFSIQQYFHNAQWITQAAGIEVRFYDDLENMLAKYYVDRGQYNLVFNNISEVNLK from the coding sequence GTGCAATCTTGGGTACAAACCAACTTAAATACCTCACCTGACCTTGAGCAAGCAGCAGCAATTGGTGCTGTGAAAGGTCATATACAAGTAGTAGCACGGGCTGGAAGTGGCAAAACTTCAACATTGGTCAATCGAGCTTTATTTTTACAAAAACATTGCGGTATTGCACCCAATGAAATATTACTTTTAGCTTTCAATCGCAAGGCTGCGGAAGAAATACGAGAGCGCCTTACTCTACAATTACAAAGCTCTATTCCTCATGTAATGACTTTCCATGCATTAGCATACGCTTTAGTTCATCCAGAAAAAAGTATTCTTTTCAATGAATCAGATGGACAACAGAACAAAGCCCAAGCTTTACAGACTGTAATTTATGAGTATCACCGCAAGCCAGATGTTTATGAAAAAATTCGCGTTTTGATGATGGCGAACCTTCGTGAAGACTGGGAGCGCATTGCTTGGGGTGATTATAATAAAAGTCCTGAAGAAATATTGTGTTACCGTCGCTCGTTACCAAGAGAAGGGCTTGACGGAAACTACTACAAGTCTTTTGGTGAGAAAGTAATTGCGAATTTTTTATTGGAACACAATATTACATACAAATACGAGCGTAACTTTTGGTGGGATGGCATTAATTACCGCCCTGATTTTACAATTGTTACTGGAGAGAATCAGGGGATAGTTATTGAATATTTTGGGCTAGAAGGTGATCCAGATTACGATATCATGTCAGAACAAAAGCGAGAATATTGGCGAAATCATCCTAACTGGCATTTTGTGGAATTATCCCCCACAACCCTCAGATTTGAGGGAGTTGAAGATTTTTGTGCTTTACTTAAGCGATATCTTGAAAGTTATGGTATTAGGTGCGATCGCTTGAGTGAAGACGAGATTTGGAAGAAAACTAAACTTAGAGTTATAGACCGTTTTACTCAAGTAGTAGAAGGATTTATCCAGCGTTGTCGGAAACTATCCCTCACTTCAGAAGAATTAGCCTCTCTAGTTGATAATCATAAGTGTGCTAGTGATGTCGAGCAGCGCTTTTTGGAGCTTGCACAAAAGTTTTATCAGTCCTATTTACAACACCTTCAGACAACAGGCGAGGATGATTTTGATGGACTGATGCAAAAAGCTGCCACAGCGATCGCATCAGGACAAACTGTATTTCGTCGCAAATCTGGCACTGGCGATTTAAAGTGTCTTCGATACATACTGATTGATGAATATCAAGATTTCTCAGAACTCTTCCACCATTTAATAGAAGCAATTAGAGAACAAAATTCTCAAGCACAATTTTTCTGTGTTGGTGATGATTGGCAAGCAATTAATGGTTTTGCTGGTTCTGACCTTCGCTTTTACCAGAATTTCGCGCAGTTTTTCCAGCCTTCGCAAAAACTCAATATAGCTACTAATTACCGTTCTGCTACTTCAATTGTCGATATCGGTAACACATTGATGTATGGATTGGGTACTCCCGCTCGCGCCCATAAAGGTATATTTGGAACGGTTGAAATTGCTGATATGGGACAATTTAATCTAACTTCCAAGGAGCAAGAGGAGCATTCGGGGGATAGTATAACACCTGCCATATTGCGCTTAGTGGACAAAACTATCAAAGATGGAAAAAATGTAGTTTTACTTAGCCGAAAGAATAGTTTACCTTGGTACGTGAATTATGGTAAACGTACATCAAGAGATGGCGTACTCGACAGCTTCTTAAATTTGCTACACTCCTACCTTTCTGAAGAATCAAGAAAGGCTGTAAGCATATCAACCGCTCACAAGTATAAAGGTCTTCAGAATGATGTGGTTATAATAATTGATGCTGTCCCTCGTTGTTACCCATTAATACACCCTGATTTGATGTTTAGTCGTGTTTTCGGTGATAGCATTGAGCAAGTAGTTAGTGAGGAGCGTCGTCTTTTTTATGTTGCCTTAACTCGTGCAGTAGAGCATTTATATATTCTCACTGAAAGCAAAAACTTGTCACCTTTCCTTGAGGAATTAAAAAGTAGGAAAAGAATTAACTTACTTGATTGGTTAGATTATCCACCTTTTGTTGGAACCATACAGCGTATTACTGTTAAAGTGGGTAATCAGGCTGGACAAGGTGGAAACGGCACTTACGCGATCAAACATTTGCTTAATGCTGAAGGCTATACCTGGATAGCAATTGAGTGGTCAGCTTGGTGTTGTACTTATCCTGCACAGGATTTCTCAATACAACAATATTTTCATAACGCTCAGTGGATTACTCAAGCTGCCGGTATTGAGGTGCGTTTTTATGACGATTTAGAGAATATGCTGGCGAAGTATTATGTTGATCGAGGGCAGTATAATCTTGTTTTTAACAATATTTCTGAAGTCAATTTAAAGTAG
- the lepB gene encoding signal peptidase I, which translates to MTLHESDAKEAPKSSKVWRSWQENLTLIAIALSLAILIRTFIAEPRYIPSDSMLPTLHTGDRLVVEKVSYRLHLPKTGDIIVFQPPAELQRRGYPKDQAFIKRVIGQPGEVINITGGKVYLNSRPLSEDYIAEPPNQPFPPVKVPEDELFVMGDNRNDSNDSRYWGFLPRKNIIGRAAFRFWPLDRIGFI; encoded by the coding sequence ATGACTCTTCACGAAAGTGATGCTAAAGAAGCTCCTAAATCTTCAAAAGTATGGCGGAGTTGGCAGGAAAATCTAACTTTAATTGCGATCGCCTTGTCTTTGGCAATCTTGATTCGGACTTTTATCGCCGAACCGCGCTACATCCCTTCTGACTCGATGTTACCTACTCTACATACAGGCGATCGCCTAGTGGTGGAAAAAGTCTCCTACCGTCTTCACCTTCCTAAAACTGGAGATATTATTGTTTTTCAGCCACCAGCAGAACTACAACGTCGAGGATATCCCAAAGACCAAGCTTTTATTAAGCGGGTAATTGGTCAACCTGGAGAAGTAATTAACATTACTGGTGGTAAAGTTTACCTTAATAGTCGACCCTTGTCAGAAGACTACATTGCTGAACCACCAAATCAGCCATTTCCACCAGTCAAAGTCCCTGAAGACGAGTTGTTTGTTATGGGTGATAATCGCAACGATAGCAATGACTCTCGCTACTGGGGATTTTTACCTAGAAAAAATATTATTGGTCGCGCTGCATTTCGCTTTTGGCCTCTCGACCGTATTGGGTTTATTTAA
- a CDS encoding NINE protein: MLTKRKSRSVAAILAFSGTLTISGLHKFYLGQPLWGILYVLLSWTPIPKVASAIEGVWYLAQDEEAFDRHFNLGKSVIRNSQQANQVGAIANALRELDALRQDGLISEYEFEQKRRQMLDQIS, encoded by the coding sequence ATGTTGACTAAGCGAAAAAGCCGAAGCGTTGCCGCCATTTTAGCTTTTTCTGGCACGCTGACAATTTCAGGACTACATAAATTTTATTTAGGGCAGCCTTTGTGGGGTATTTTGTATGTCTTGCTTTCTTGGACGCCAATACCCAAGGTAGCTAGTGCGATTGAAGGAGTTTGGTACTTAGCCCAAGACGAAGAAGCTTTTGATCGTCATTTTAACTTAGGTAAGTCAGTAATCAGGAACTCCCAACAGGCAAATCAAGTAGGAGCGATAGCTAATGCCTTGCGTGAGTTAGATGCTCTCCGCCAAGATGGATTGATTTCTGAGTATGAATTTGAGCAAAAACGCCGCCAGATGCTAGACCAGATTTCTTGA
- a CDS encoding ComEA family DNA-binding protein, with amino-acid sequence MNNWLPLNSKLQKLRAKLLKDPYYRLQSGEEIQMAAELGIRIDANQAAVDDWLRLPGLSIHQARSLVELSRFGVKFYCIEDIAAALSMPAQRLEPLKPLLSFNYYDDESLSNFTQSINPNTATVEKLVQIPFIDLSLAQAVVKNRQAAGPYRNLVDFQQRLELHGDAIAQLMYYLRF; translated from the coding sequence ATGAATAACTGGCTACCTTTGAATTCCAAATTACAAAAACTTCGTGCCAAGCTCCTTAAAGACCCATACTATCGACTACAATCTGGGGAAGAAATTCAGATGGCGGCAGAGTTGGGTATCCGCATTGATGCCAATCAAGCCGCTGTAGATGATTGGTTACGTCTACCTGGGTTGTCAATTCATCAAGCGCGATCACTGGTAGAACTTTCACGTTTTGGTGTTAAATTTTACTGTATAGAAGATATCGCTGCGGCTTTGAGTATGCCAGCACAAAGACTAGAGCCACTTAAACCGCTGCTAAGTTTTAATTACTATGATGACGAATCTTTAAGCAATTTTACTCAATCAATCAATCCAAATACTGCTACAGTTGAGAAGCTAGTACAAATTCCATTTATAGATTTGTCTCTGGCGCAAGCAGTAGTCAAAAATCGCCAAGCAGCTGGGCCTTACCGTAACCTAGTAGATTTCCAGCAACGCCTAGAATTACACGGTGATGCGATCGCCCAACTGATGTACTACTTAAGGTTTTAG
- a CDS encoding transglycosylase domain-containing protein, with product MSSSRTFEDKQPQNRASSGFDFLKGVGQVTGGTLLSITLLASSIVAGGLVGLAISFRNLPDVRQLRNFFPSETTYIYDIKGKLLAGVHGEANREVVPLDKISPNLKRAVLASEDSHFYDHHGINPTGVGRAVVVNWAAGGVREGGSTITMQLVKNLFLSQKRAFTRKLAEGVLAIRLEQILSKDQILEMYLNQVYWGHNNYGVQTAARSYFNKSAEYLNLGESAMMAGLIQAPEEFSPFVSMKLAKQKQKEVLGRMLELNWINQQEYDDALKQEIKLGKIKSFQGSALPYVTNTVSQELAKKFGRDTLLKGGMRVQTTVDANFQIMAEETVRKWHKTLEGNGLSKNQMALVAIDPRTHFIKALVGGVDSKTSEFNRATQAQRQPGSSFKPFVYYTAFASGKFGPDSTVVDAPVSYRDGNGWYYPKNYDGGFSGAMTIRTAISQSRNIPVIKVGKAVGMNRVIETCRTLGIMSPMAPVSSLPLGAIGVTPLEMASAYATFANYGWQSPPTIIARVTDSSGNVLLDNTPKPQLILDPWASAAILDVMQSVVNSGTGKNAALSDRPAAGKTGTTSSEKDIWFVGTVPQLTTAVWVGRDNNTQLAHGATGGVMVAPIWRDFMQKALKGVPVEKFKPPSQFTRPKSN from the coding sequence GTGTCTTCGTCTAGGACTTTTGAAGATAAGCAGCCACAAAATCGGGCTTCATCAGGTTTTGATTTTTTGAAAGGAGTAGGTCAGGTAACTGGCGGTACTCTGTTATCAATCACCTTGCTGGCAAGTTCTATTGTAGCCGGAGGACTGGTTGGTTTAGCAATTAGTTTCCGTAATTTGCCAGATGTCCGACAGCTACGTAACTTTTTTCCCTCAGAAACAACTTATATCTATGACATTAAGGGCAAACTCTTAGCAGGTGTCCACGGGGAAGCCAATCGAGAAGTCGTACCGCTAGATAAAATTTCTCCGAACCTGAAACGAGCAGTATTAGCCAGTGAAGATAGTCATTTCTACGATCACCACGGTATTAACCCTACTGGTGTTGGGCGTGCTGTTGTAGTCAACTGGGCAGCAGGTGGAGTCCGAGAAGGTGGCTCTACCATTACTATGCAGTTGGTGAAAAACCTGTTTTTGTCCCAAAAGCGTGCCTTTACCCGGAAGTTAGCAGAAGGGGTACTAGCAATTCGCTTAGAGCAAATTCTCAGTAAAGACCAAATTTTGGAGATGTACCTCAATCAAGTTTATTGGGGACACAACAACTACGGTGTACAAACGGCAGCACGCAGTTATTTTAACAAATCAGCAGAATATTTAAATCTAGGTGAATCGGCAATGATGGCCGGTTTGATCCAAGCGCCAGAAGAATTCAGTCCGTTTGTAAGCATGAAGCTGGCAAAACAAAAACAAAAAGAAGTGCTGGGACGGATGCTGGAATTAAATTGGATTAACCAGCAAGAATACGATGACGCCCTCAAGCAAGAAATCAAACTTGGTAAAATCAAGTCGTTTCAAGGTAGCGCACTACCTTATGTAACTAATACTGTCTCCCAGGAGTTGGCTAAGAAGTTTGGGCGTGACACACTGCTTAAAGGTGGAATGCGGGTGCAAACAACTGTTGATGCCAACTTCCAAATTATGGCAGAAGAAACAGTTAGGAAGTGGCACAAAACATTAGAGGGCAATGGATTATCTAAGAATCAAATGGCTTTAGTAGCTATTGATCCGCGGACACATTTTATCAAAGCATTGGTGGGTGGGGTAGATTCCAAAACCAGCGAATTCAACCGTGCAACCCAAGCTCAGCGTCAGCCAGGATCTTCTTTTAAGCCATTTGTATACTATACTGCCTTTGCTAGCGGGAAATTTGGTCCAGACTCAACAGTGGTCGATGCTCCAGTCAGCTATCGAGATGGTAATGGTTGGTATTATCCGAAAAACTATGATGGTGGCTTTAGCGGAGCGATGACAATTCGTACTGCCATATCGCAGTCTCGTAATATCCCCGTGATTAAAGTTGGTAAGGCTGTAGGGATGAACAGAGTAATCGAAACCTGCCGCACTTTGGGAATTATGAGTCCAATGGCTCCGGTGAGTTCTTTGCCACTAGGAGCGATTGGTGTCACACCTCTAGAAATGGCTAGTGCTTATGCAACCTTTGCCAATTATGGCTGGCAGTCACCACCAACGATAATTGCTCGCGTTACTGATAGTAGTGGCAATGTATTGCTAGACAACACACCGAAACCTCAGCTAATTCTCGATCCTTGGGCATCAGCTGCAATTCTTGATGTCATGCAATCGGTAGTTAACAGTGGTACTGGTAAAAATGCTGCTCTAAGTGATCGCCCAGCTGCTGGTAAGACAGGAACAACCTCTTCAGAAAAGGATATCTGGTTTGTAGGTACTGTACCCCAATTAACAACTGCTGTGTGGGTGGGTAGAGACAACAACACACAACTGGCTCACGGTGCAACGGGTGGGGTTATGGTTGCTCCTATCTGGCGTGATTTCATGCAGAAAGCTCTCAAAGGCGTGCCAGTAGAAAAGTTTAAACCGCCTTCCCAATTTACTCGTCCCAAGTCAAATTAG
- a CDS encoding DUF1825 family protein, with translation MGFFDSEIVQQEAKQLFDNYQALISLGNNYGKFDREGKKLFIEQMEAMMDRYRIFMKRFELSEDFMAQMTVEQLKTQLGQFGVTPQQMFDQMHLTLERMKAELEAQP, from the coding sequence ATGGGATTCTTCGACTCTGAGATAGTTCAGCAAGAAGCAAAGCAGTTGTTTGACAATTATCAAGCGCTGATCTCGCTTGGCAATAACTACGGCAAATTTGACCGCGAAGGTAAAAAGCTGTTTATTGAGCAAATGGAAGCCATGATGGATCGGTATCGTATCTTTATGAAGCGCTTTGAGCTATCAGAAGATTTCATGGCACAAATGACAGTAGAGCAACTTAAAACTCAGCTGGGTCAGTTTGGCGTCACCCCACAACAAATGTTTGATCAAATGCACCTCACCTTGGAACGGATGAAAGCTGAGTTAGAAGCGCAGCCATAG